The genomic region GTTTCGCAACTGCAAAACACATACTCTCTTGACTATTATAAACGAAGTCGAAGGGTTTTCGTATTACAATCTAATTGTTTAAGAAAATGTAACTTTTCTCCCACCTTTTGTTATATTATTTCCAGCTTTCAGTGAGTAGACAAAACTTTGAACCTCATGCTTTCTCTCCAATCAAATCATTGGGAAAACTTTGTGGAGCCAAAGGTTTGACAAGATTAAACATTGTTGAAGTCGATACTTGAGATGTAGAAGGTGCAAACTTTTGAAAGCTTATCCATGGACCAAGTTTAACTGTGGATGTATCCAATTCATCGCATTTGGGTTTAGTAGGAGGGGCATGAAAATGACAATAGGTTGGGCTAACTGGTGCAAATACAACATAAAAAGGGTAGTTAAAAATGGCTATAAACTCTTTGGCAATGGTCTCCCAGTTAAGAATTGGGTTAGGGTTTCTGAAGGTTGGAGGTGAAAGTGGTGGTGTCCCGAGGGCAATATTTGAGATTTTGAGAGGAGGCAGTGTCGAAGGAATGTTGCTTTGAAGGAATGAAAGGAGACTAGACAGATTCTGGAGATGAAATTGATGGCGTTTCCATTGAGTGATGGAAAGTGGAAAGCGCGTCGACCATACCTTGGACATTTTCCAACTGGCACACCCGACTCGACACTTCTGCTTCTACCGTCAACAAGCTCATCTTTTCCTCGAACtccttatttttttcctttcttgtcGACTCTCTAAAACTTTTGTTTAATTCttggtttttatatatatatttttgggtTGAAATTTTTGTGGATATTGTTGAATTTCTAAGTTGAACAATTTGTAGGTTTAATTCTGTTACTGTCACTAGTTCTAACCATTAAAATGGGTTCTTTATTTACTGGGGATTATGGAGCAATGAAGATGAGataatgatgaaattttatttgtttaatgaAAAATTTGGGATAGTTtatgagaaaagaaaagaaaatagttgaaaattttaattttaattatattttattttcataattttaaatttttaatgtatatttttatttattgaaatatttgttttatattttataaattgtttacaatttttttataaatttatttaaatttttgatgATGATGTCATGATCATGTGTTACAATCCTATACTGTCACTTATCCTAAACTCAACAatgttataaaaaaattatcaaaatagttAACATAAAAAGGTTCAAGTACCAATATGAAAGGAAAAAACATTAAAGGTCTATTTAGTTTGATCAATCttagattatgttttgtaataaaATTATGAAAACATAAGCTATTA from Gossypium arboreum isolate Shixiya-1 chromosome 1, ASM2569848v2, whole genome shotgun sequence harbors:
- the LOC128280744 gene encoding protein BRASSINAZOLE-RESISTANT 1-like — its product is MSKVWSTRFPLSITQWKRHQFHLQNLSSLLSFLQSNIPSTLPPLKISNIALGTPPLSPPTFRNPNPILNWETIAKEFIAIFNYPFYVVFAPVSPTYCHFHAPPTKPKCDELDTSTVKLGPWISFQKFAPSTSQVSTSTMFNLVKPLAPQSFPNDLIGEKA